GCACCGTGCCGGACGTGCTCAGGCAGTCCTTCAGCACGGCGATCTCCTGCTGGCGCCCGACCAGCCGCGAGGGCGGGGCCAGGCGCAGCGGGAAGTCGCGCTCGGCGACCGGGAAGGGCGGCAGCGTGGCCGGGTCGGGGTGGCCGCCGAGCTGCTCCCGCAGGCGGCGCAGGTCGTGGGCCAGGCCGTCGGCGCTCTGGTAGCGCCGGTCCGGGGACTTCTCCAGCAGCCGGGCGACGATGTCGCCGACCACCCGGGGCAGCACCGGGTTCACCTCGCAGACGTCCACCGGCACCCGGGTCAGCACGTCGTGCATCAGGGCCAGCAGGTCGTTGTCGCCCGACCCGAACGGGGGACGCCCGGTGGCCAGACAGTAGGCGGTGGCCCCGGCCGCGTAGAGGTCGGCGCGGTGGTCCACCTGGAGGGCGGTGCGGCCGGTCTGCTCCGGGGCCAGGTAGGCCGGGTTCTCCGGCATCTGGTCGGCGGCCGCGGTCAGGTCGGAGCCGAGCAGCCCGGCGTAGGTGAAGTCGATCAGCAGCAGGTGGCGGCCGGTCTCGTCCCAGACCAGGGTGGAGGGGCTGACACAACGGTGCACGACGCCGCGGCGGTGCACGTGGGCGAGCACGTCGGCCAGTTGCACCAGGACGTCCAGGAGGTCCACCAGCCGGCCGGCCGAGGTCACCTCCCGCGCCGGGCGGTCCGGCAGGGTCGTGCCCCGGACCTCCTCGAACAACAGTGTGCGTCCGCGTGGGGGCTCCAGCAACCGGGGGACGCCCGGACCACCGGCCAGCCGGGACAGGATGAGTCCCTCCCGGGCGGCCAGTTCCACCGCGTGCGGCCCGAGGATCTCCACCTCGAGGTACGGTCCCGCGGGGCCGTACCGTCGCACGACCCGGGTGTGGCCGCTGCGGTGCACCTCCTCACCGGCCGGGCCGGCGTCCGGGCCGGTGTCCGGTCCGGTGTCGGGGTTGCCGGGGTCCTCCCGCTCCGCGCCCTCGTCCATGTCCGCACCCGCCGTCCCTCGCCCGCCGCTGCTCCGGTCACCTGTATCGGTGGCCCGGGTGGGTTTCTGGAGCGCTGCGGCTTCCCGGAGGTTCCTAGAGGAAGTACAGCCGGGACAGGCTGACGCTCTCGGCGGCGGCCGAGGTCACCGGGGCGCCGTCGAGGGTCACCTGCCCGGTGTCCGCGGCCACCCGCACCTGGGCCAGGCGGTTGTTCAGCACCATGTCGGCCAGGCCGATACCCCGTGTGCCCCGCACCCCGACCCGGCGCCGGCGGGTGGTCATCGTGTCGTTGCCGTCGGCCGCCGCGGCCTGGGAGGTGAACGCCACCGACAGGTCGGCCGCGGTGGCGCCGTGCGCACCGAACTGCGGTCCGAGCACCAGGGGCTGGGCGCGGTCGATGGCGGCGTTCGGGTCACCGGTGACGCCGTACGCCGGAAACCCGGCCTTCAGCACCAGGTTCGGCTTGGCCCCGAAGTACGCGGGAGACCAGAGGACGACGTCGGCGAGCTTGCCCACCTCCAGCGTCCCGACCTCGTGCACCAGGCCGTGTGCGATCGCCGGGTTCACCGTCAGCTTGGCGACGTAGCGCAGGGCGCGGGCATTGTCGTGATCGGGGTGCTCGGCGCCCCGCTCCGCCTTCATCTTCCCGGCCATCGCGAAGGTGCGGCGCACCGTCTCACCGGCCCGGCCCATGCCCTGGGCGTCGGACGAGGTGATCGGGATGACGCCCAGGTCGTGCAGCACGTCCTCGGCGCCCATCGTGCCGGCCCGGATCCGGTCGCGGGCCAGGGCGGCGTCGCCGGGCAGGTCCTCCTTCAGATCGTGCGCGGCCATGATCATGTGGTAGTGCTCGGCCACCGCGTCGCGGCCGAACGGCAGGGTCGGATTGGTCGACGAGCCGATGACATTCGCCTCCCCGGCCATCCGCAGCACGTTCGGCACGTGGCCGCCGCCGCAGCCCTCGATGTGGAACGCGTGGACGGTGCGGCCGTCCAGCACCGCGAGGGTGTCTTCCACGGACAGGGATTCGTTGATGCCGTCGGTGTGCAGGGCGACCTGCACGTCGTGGTCCTCGGCCACCCGCAGGGCGGTGTCGAGGGCGCGGGCGTGGGCGCCCATGTCCTCGTGCACCTTGAACCCGCAGGCGCCACCCTCCACCAGGGCCTCCACCGACGAGCCCGGGTCGGAGGCCGAACCCCGGCCGAGGAAGCCGATGTTCACCGGCCAGGCGTCGAAGGCGTGGAAGGCGTGGCGCAGCGCCCAGGGCGAGTTGACGCCCACCCCCCAGACCGGCCCGAACTCCTGCCCGATGATCGTGGTGACGCCGGAGGCCAGCGACGCCTCCATGATGCGCGGGCTGAGCAGGTGCACGTGGGTGTCGATGGCGCCGGCGGTGGCGATCAGGCCCTCGCCGGAGACGATCGTGGTGCCGGTGCCGACCACCACGTCCACACCGTCGAGGGTGTCCGGGTTGCCGGCCCGGCCGATCCCGCTGATCCGGCCCTGCCGGATGCCGATCGAGACCTTGCGGATGCCCTGCACGGCGTCGATCACCACGACGTTCGAGATCACCACGTCGCAGGTCTCGCTGACCCGCGCGGCCCGGAGATGCAGCCCGTCCCGGGCGGTCTTGGCGAATCCGGCGAGGAACTCCTCGCCGGGCGCCTGGGCGTCGGACTCCACCTCGACCACCAGGCCGGTGTCGCCCAGCCGGATCCGGTCGCCGGTGGTCGGGCCGTAGGCGGCCGC
Above is a genomic segment from Kineosporia corallincola containing:
- a CDS encoding urease subunit alpha, with translation MSGHDHRHEAAGQRLSGADYAAAYGPTTGDRIRLGDTGLVVEVESDAQAPGEEFLAGFAKTARDGLHLRAARVSETCDVVISNVVVIDAVQGIRKVSIGIRQGRISGIGRAGNPDTLDGVDVVVGTGTTIVSGEGLIATAGAIDTHVHLLSPRIMEASLASGVTTIIGQEFGPVWGVGVNSPWALRHAFHAFDAWPVNIGFLGRGSASDPGSSVEALVEGGACGFKVHEDMGAHARALDTALRVAEDHDVQVALHTDGINESLSVEDTLAVLDGRTVHAFHIEGCGGGHVPNVLRMAGEANVIGSSTNPTLPFGRDAVAEHYHMIMAAHDLKEDLPGDAALARDRIRAGTMGAEDVLHDLGVIPITSSDAQGMGRAGETVRRTFAMAGKMKAERGAEHPDHDNARALRYVAKLTVNPAIAHGLVHEVGTLEVGKLADVVLWSPAYFGAKPNLVLKAGFPAYGVTGDPNAAIDRAQPLVLGPQFGAHGATAADLSVAFTSQAAAADGNDTMTTRRRRVGVRGTRGIGLADMVLNNRLAQVRVAADTGQVTLDGAPVTSAAAESVSLSRLYFL